The following are encoded in a window of Salinibacter ruber DSM 13855 genomic DNA:
- a CDS encoding zinc-dependent alcohol dehydrogenase family protein: MDAIELDPTGDAFDALEPTERPRPAPGPGQVRVRLRAASINYRDLSIAWGTYPAQQDAPVIPLSDGAGVVDAVGEGVTRFEEGDRVVNTFSQVPPDAPPSAPRQALGAPLDGTLSEFQVFHESGLLPVPDSLSFEEAATLPCAAHTAWHALFGAGTPVQPGQTVLMLGTGGVSIFALQFAKAAGARTFITSSSDDKLERARALGADETINYERTPDWHEPVLERTDGEGVDCVVEVGGTGTLGRSFQAVAPEGKIGLIGVLTDADENPNPQMLMQRRGHLHGIYVGSIDHPRDSFAAMNAAIQTNDIRPVVDRTFPMEEAQEAYQYQADQAHFGKVVISI; the protein is encoded by the coding sequence ATGGATGCCATTGAGCTCGACCCCACCGGCGACGCCTTCGACGCCCTGGAGCCCACGGAGCGTCCGCGCCCGGCGCCCGGCCCGGGGCAGGTGCGCGTGCGACTCCGGGCCGCGTCCATCAACTACCGGGATCTGTCAATTGCCTGGGGGACGTATCCGGCCCAGCAGGACGCACCCGTCATCCCGCTCTCGGACGGGGCCGGGGTTGTAGATGCTGTGGGAGAGGGGGTGACGCGCTTCGAAGAGGGCGACCGGGTGGTGAATACCTTCTCGCAGGTACCGCCCGATGCCCCGCCCTCGGCCCCCCGGCAGGCCCTCGGCGCTCCGCTCGATGGCACCCTGTCGGAGTTCCAGGTCTTCCACGAAAGCGGCCTCCTGCCCGTGCCCGACTCCCTTTCCTTCGAGGAGGCCGCCACGTTGCCGTGCGCGGCCCACACGGCCTGGCACGCCCTCTTCGGGGCGGGCACGCCCGTTCAGCCCGGTCAGACAGTTCTGATGTTGGGGACGGGCGGGGTGTCCATCTTTGCCCTCCAGTTTGCTAAGGCGGCCGGCGCCCGTACGTTCATCACCTCGTCGAGCGACGACAAGTTGGAGCGCGCCCGTGCCCTCGGGGCCGACGAGACCATCAACTACGAGCGCACGCCCGACTGGCACGAGCCCGTTCTAGAGCGGACCGACGGGGAAGGGGTGGATTGCGTGGTCGAGGTGGGGGGCACCGGTACACTGGGGCGCTCCTTCCAGGCCGTGGCGCCGGAGGGCAAAATTGGACTGATCGGGGTGCTCACCGACGCGGACGAGAACCCGAACCCGCAAATGCTCATGCAGCGCCGGGGGCACCTCCACGGCATTTACGTGGGCTCGATCGACCACCCGCGCGACTCCTTCGCGGCTATGAACGCCGCGATTCAGACCAACGACATCCGGCCGGTTGTGGACCGGACCTTTCCGATGGAGGAGGCGCAGGAGGCCTACCAGTACCAGGCCGACCAGGCCCACTTCGGGAAGGTCGTCATCTCGATTTAG